The genomic DNA GACACTCCTTCAGCCCACACACCATCGAGCTCGCGCAACTTTCCCCGTCACGTGTCCcggcctctttttcttttccccccaTTCCAAACGACGCTCGCCTTTGTCGACGCCCGAtagcttcgtctcctcgggcgtcttccttccctgtgtcttctgctttttctcatgcgtcttcttcctctgcttcgtccgcttcttctctttcttcttcgggtGTATCTCCTTCATccagctcttcttctcggagTCGCAAAGTTCACCTTATCGATGACCCGGACGACTGCGACGCCATTCTCGAcgagctcttcttctctccgtcatcgtctgttcttctcccgccttctcctctcacCACCTACCTCATGGTCCAGCGACAAatctcgccgtcttcggtttccgcttctccatTTTTGACGGGGGACTTCTCCCGACAGCTCGTGGCGCTGGACTGCGAGGGAGTGGCCCTGGGCCGGTTTGGACGCATGTGCACTGTCCAGATCGCGACTTCAACGCATACTTTGCTTCTCGATGCGTTCAAAACGGGCGTCGTTGGAGGAAACAAGAAGTTGAAGGAAATCCTCGAATCGCCACACATTGTCAAGGTAGGCACGATTGCTGCGTCTGGTTTTTTTGGAGGGGGGgggtttccttcctctctcagccTTCGCTGGTTTTGCAGCTGACTCCCTACTTTTTTGAGGTGGGAAGACCCCGTCCTTCGTGTAACGTCTcagtctcccttctctcgatTCCGCACTCAGCCGCCctcatcctcttctttctcgctcgtcttccctttccatcgttcttcctgcttcgtGGGGCTTCGTGGAGCGTTccgaggacgcgcgcgctCCTCCTCTGCCCGCGTCTGCGATCTCTCTGCGATCTGTCGCAGgctgcctttccttttcttctcgctttttttctcttctccgtcgggtctctgtgcgtctcccgcgtgtctttctctccgctaCTCTGGCTTTGGAACTGTTGACCGCGCCGATCCTCAGGTTTGCCACGACTGTCGCGAGGACGCCTCCGCCCTTCTTCACCAGCACACCATTCGGCTGAGAAACGTCTTCGATACTCAGGTCAGTCAGTGGTCGGTTCCGCAGTCTCGTTTTACTTTTTGCCTCCGTGACCGACGCTGTCCGATCTCGTCGCTTCCCTTCCGGacactctgtctctcgcgtttcgcctctggCCCTCTGCCGACTCCCCCTCcactcttcccttcttctgagAGCCGCTCTGGGGACACGTGTTCTGGTGGGATCCTCCGGAATCTGCCATGTCGTTTCCACCGTAGGTTGCGCACCAAATCTGGAGTgagcagaagggagagacgcgcttCCAGGCTTCTCTGTCTGAACTGTTTCGCAGCTTCTTAAACCTCCGGTAAGCCCTTTGGCTGTGTTCACACTCGACTGACACAACGCCTGTCCCGACTTCTTTACATACACAATTACATATAAATACGcatacataaatacatacatacacggatacatacatacacgtatacatacatacatacatacatacatacatacatacatacatacatacatacatatatgaatatatacaaatatgtacatatacatagatatatatacatatatatatatatatatatgcatatatgtgtatatgtatgtagaaGTATTTGTAGATGCATCTGCCAAGACATGCAGAAGTAGCTACAGGTAGACGCATACATATGTAGTCGTTTATCGTTCCTTCCGGCGGGTCTTTGTTTTCACACGGTCGTGAATGGAATTTGTTGATTGAGCGTTTGGGCGCGGAGCGGCTTTGGCTGCCTCTTGATCTGTATTTGTCTCCTTGTTCGAGTGTGTCGATTCCTTTGCCCGTCGCTCGGATTTGGTCCTGCCGTTTCTTTTTTGGATTCCCTCGCCGCTCGAcctctctttgtcgctttttccAGGGACGGCGGCGTGGCGAAACAGGCCAAAAGCGCCATGGAAGCAGATCCCTCAGTGTGGTGTCAGAGACCACTGCCGACTGATCTCCTGCGATATGCCGTCTTTGGCGTTTCTCACCTTCTCGACCTCGCTCACATCCTCGCGTTTCACCTTTCCTGTAAGAGGACGCCCAGTCCAGAAATGTATTACCCTAatctatttatctatctctctgtctatctatctatctgtctatctgttcagctatctatctatctatctatctatctatctatctatctatcaGTATCTATTTCTCGGCCTACCTATGTGTCTTTCTATATATCTGtacacacgtatatatatatatatatatatatatatatgtggaaaTGTATTAGTGGATGTGTCATGCCTCTCTAGCAGGGGATAAATGCTTCTGTATTTAGAGGTTCAGATCCCTACATgcaaggcgacagagaatTCTGTCTTGTGATTTCAATCAGCGATTCCCCTGGAAGTACCGTACACTACTCCCGCACTGTTTGTCTTGCCTAGAAAGGCtctccgcctttttctgtATACATCTTTTTTCATAcagttatatatatgtatatatattcatgcatgcacacttgcatgtgtatgcatatccGTACACCTGTATGCCTAATGTGTATACCTGTCTATTTGTTtctattcatatatatagatacaggCATGTGCAGGTAGGGAAGAACATGTATCGACAGACGCGAGCTTCACTCTCTCACTGGGGCGCTGTCATCTTCACCTTCCATCGAatttcctctgtctcttcgtctttccacCCAGACACACACTCATCTGAAGACACATTCCTTAACACCTACAAACGAAAGcaaacatatacatgtatatatatacatatttatatatacaagGGTGTGTGTACACAGTTGAGACGCGTTGGTCTGCCGACGACAGTTTTTACAGTTTTTTTCGTGACGTGTGTGGTGGGCTGTCGGGAATCGATCTGAATGGCCTTTGAGGGTCCtggcgtttttgtctctctgtgatCTTGCTTCTCAGCGTGCAACGAAGTGATTCGAAGGAGCTGTGAAACATACTTGCCGTACCGACACTTGAACACGCACCTCAACTCTCCCGCAGAAATCGCAACGCCTGGCGCAGTGATCCAGGGTGAGGCCTACGCACAGCGGTCTCAGCAACAGCTGCAAAACAGTGGCTCTGCTCTCGAGCACCCCCGCCACAGTCCCGAGCTTCACACACAAAAGGAAAATAGCCCAACtctacatgcacatatatatatatatatatatatatatacatacatacatacatacatacatacatacatgtgcCTGTAGCGTGATgtagggagagaaaaaataACGCACGAAAATCCCGGAGACAACGATACCTACGTAGGCAGATGGGCGGCACAATGTGTTTACATCTGTCGATATGAAGAGCTATCTATTTCCTTTTCCACCTCTAttcataaatatatatatatatatatgtaaatgcatgtatatgcatgagcATGTGCACCATGGGGAAGAGAGGATCCGAACAAATGCAGATAGAGGCGTTACCTGGAGATCGTGTTGAAGAAAACAGTATAAACGTAGGCGCACCTGTTGTATTTTTGGTTGCCActtacatgcatatgtgcatatatgcacgcatgcttgtataaatatatgtatacatatatatatataaatatatatataaatatatatatatatatatatatatatatatatatatgtttatgtgCGTATGAACATGCGCCTCTGGCCAGAGTGGATTGGCTCTGTAGGGGACTCTTGTGTGCGACGGCCACGTCCTCTGAGGCTCGTCACAAAGATATGTAAAGTTTCTCTATGTCTGTAGATGCAGCTGTGTGGACATTCGAGGGCCTAATGAGTTGCAGTTTTCCACAAAGAAGCGTTGCGAAGAGAGGGGATTTCTCGCGTGCGCGTACCTCGTAGATCTACAAATGTGTCCCTCCGTTGGCTCTCAGGCATGGTGGCtgcacgcacatgcatgGGTCTAACGCTGAAGCTGAACTGTGGGAGAAACGGAGTCGTCTCGACACCTgcggcgctgtctcgcttccacgACGTAAA from Neospora caninum Liverpool complete genome, chromosome VIII includes the following:
- a CDS encoding Exonuclease 3'-5' domain-like-containing protein 1, related produces the protein MQTSTAGIRSSSRSRKVHLIDDPDDCDAILDELFFSPSSSVLLPPSPLTTYLMVQRQISPSSVSASPFLTGDFSRQLVALDCEGVALGRFGRMCTVQIATSTHTLLLDAFKTGVVGGNKKLKEILESPHIVKVCHDCREDASALLHQHTIRLRNVFDTQVAHQIWSEQKGETRFQASLSELFRSFLNLRDGGVAKQAKSAMEADPSVWCQRPLPTDLLRYAVFGVSHLLDLAHILAFHLSSCNEVIRRSCETYLPYRHLNTHLNSPAEIATPGAVIQGMVAARTCMGLTLKLNCGRNGVVSTPAALSRFHDVNVGDIVDVQVASQSQDGKIVYLDRYDGLYNYWNLKERSVLEST